In the Desulfosporosinus acidiphilus SJ4 genome, CTAAGCTCGATAACCCCGGGGTTTCGAACCAGCTTGGCAAGGCGTGGACTTTAGCCGCCGCATAAGCCGAGGCGAGAAGGGAGCCTTGCAGAGTTCCAAGATGGTGTACGGTGGAAAAAGCGGTGACTTGTTGATAGTACTGAGGATCATTGACAGGTCCCAGCAGGATAAGCGGAAGATGGAGATCCTGACAAACTTCAGCCAGCCAATGCTGATTTTTTCTGGGAGCAATTCGCGCAGCACAGAGAACAAATTCTTCGGGCAGATTGGGGAACTGTTCCCGAAATCGAGCAGGAGTTGCTCCTATGAATGAATCTGGAAAGCCATTGGGAACGACTCGATAAGAGGCTGTTTTGGAAAAATCCCGGCGCAGGACATCCATTTCCAGTTGGCTGTTAGGGAGCAGAAGATCTGCGTCCGCTGCCAGACGCCCCCGCATGGGCTGCATGTGATTCCATGCCGCCAGGGCATTGGGGCTGGCTCCTTCTCGCTTTAAATAGGCATTAGGTGACCAATAAATAGGGGAAATGACAATCTTTTTCTTTTGTTTTTGAGCATTGTAAAAGTACATATAACTTTCCTTGATGCGGGTGATGTTGAAAATATGAACAAGGTCATAGGATTCTAATTCAAGATTGGGATCTGTAGAAATATGAACTTCTACCCCCAGAGCTTTAAGCCCTTGTCCGGTGGATACAATCTGAACGGAATCTCCGGCAGGGTTTTTCAGGAAATCCGGGCGGACTTGAAAAAGGACTCGCAAAAAAAACTCCTCCTAAGTTATCCCTTCTCGAGCAGCGCACGTATTGACTCAATGCGGTGACGATAGGTGTGATTTTGGTAGACTTCTTCTTGACCTTGACGAGCAATTTTTTCTCGAAGATCGTCTCGCTGTAAATAAAACTGAATAAGTTCTAAAGTTTCATCCGGATGGCGACTCCAGACTAAGTGGACGTGGTTTTTGAAAAGTCCTTCAATGGCCGGAGTCCAATGCGTTAGAAAAAAGGCACGACATCCCAGGGCTTCGAAGGTGCGCATGCTCATCATGGTGGGAGAATTAATCACTGAATGCAGGCCCAAAACAATTTTGGCCGAGGAATAAGCTGAGGGTAAACGGGTGTAAGGCAGATACCCTTGATAGACATTTTGAGGCAAGGTGTAACGGTCGGTATTGGCCACCCACTGCTCATTGCCAAAAACTTTTAAATTCAATTTACTTGCTAATAAGGGTGTTAGGATGGTTTCAATACCGACTTTTCGGTGTGGGTAGGATGTATAATAATTGGCTGCCAAAAGTAAATCACTTTCGTATTCAGGTAAGGGCGGCACGGGGCGGTGAAAAGAGGGATTACAGGCAAAATGGAAATAGGAGGCTCGGATTTTTTCCCGTTGATAAAGAGGCAGACATTCTTGAGCCGGGGTGAGAACGAGGCTGGCTCCCCGGGCTAAAGGGCGGGACATGCGGCGCCAGTCCGGCGGATCATCGATCGCCCAATAGATTAAGGGCAGGGAATGGCGGCGCAGCAAAGGGAAGAGTTTTCTGGCCACGGTGGAGATAGATACACCTTCCGCGAAAGCATAGTTGGGTTTCCAGAGATTTAACAGCTCCTCCAAAAGGGTTTCCCAGTTTGGCAGGTGCACGGGCAGGGAACGGATCTCATCTTCTGAGGAAAACCCTGAGGTCAATCCATAGTTTAAGAGGGGAGAATCGTTTAAAAGCAAGAGTTTCATCAATCGTGTCTCCATTGATGATGCCCATGTTCAATGACAACCTCCAGAGATTTTAGCAGAGATGCAGTATTGAGATGGTATCGTTGAGCAGCCTGCTCAACGCTCATATTGAGTATGCTTTTGGCTCCTCAGCCGGAGACCGAAATACCGAATTTGCGAAAAACAGTAAGTGTTTGAGGATACAAAGACAGGATTTCGGAAATATTTGTCTTTAAATTTAAGTTATCCATTTGTTCCAGAAACCTCCTTTTGATCGGTCGGATCGTTTCTCATCTTGGAGCTGACTTACTTGTTGACCCAAAGTTTCCAGAGAAGAGTCGCTTTCTTCTTGTTTGACGAGCATGGTTTGGAGAACTTGAGATATGGTTTGAGTTTCCTTTTCCAGATTAGCCATAGCTTCTATGAATGGTTCAAGTTCTTCCAGGGGAATCTCAGGTGAGGATTGCTCTGCAGGTATTGGGGGTATGGGATTTTCCGCTTGTTTGGCCCGGAGAGTATTTTCGGCGAAAGCATCCAGGATTTGATCAAACTTAGACATCATAGTTTGAAGAACGAGATTTAGATTAGAACTTTCTTGTTCCAGGTTGGCTACTGTGGCTATTAAACGATCGAGTTCTGAGTTGTCCTTCAAGGGAGGAGCAGAGGGCGACTCTTCTGTCGCTGGTTCGAGGGCTGAAGGAATTGAGGATTCCTCTGATCCAACGGAAGGTATGTCTTCTGGGCTGGCATTTAATATTTCTAGAGTGATCTCGGGTTCCTCCGTTTCCTTAACTATAGGCAGTGAAGAAACGACTTGGTCCTGTCTTGTCAGACTTTGAAGGGGATAGGGATTTGAGGATAAAGAAATCGTTTCGGGATGAAAAGCCGGTACAGGAGGAGGAACCACTGCCGGATTAACCGGCGTTATATAGGTTGTGTCCTGATCGGGACTGAGCCTTTGGCACAGATTAAGGCCTAATTCATGGCAATAAGCAGGAGTACGGGGTATTGCTTGGTCTTCAAGCCAGTAGGTTTGCTGGACATTCCGTTGGCCGTTGTGTATCCATTTAAGAGGCTGTTGTGAAAAACTGTTTGTGAGGACAGATTTCCAACCGGTACCATCGTTTAACAGCAGCGTTTCATTTCCGGTATGGGCCAGAAGCCAAAGAACTCCGTTGATTTCGATGGCCCCCAAGTTTCTCCAGGGAGGAGAGAAGGTTTTAATGGGTGCAGGTGAGGGCTGCCAATTGCCTGTTAATTCCAGGGCATTAGTCTGTTGGGCCCAGCGAATCTCATAATGGCCGTTAGGAGCCTTTGCGACCCAAAAGAGATGCTGGACATTATCAGTGGTCATAAGTGATGTCATATCAACGACTTCACCGGGTATTTTCAGTGTTTCTGTGGGAGATCCCCAGATATGAAATGTTCCGTTAAAACGATTTGTAAAAAGAAGAGAATGCCTTCCTTGAAAAGTCATGGTTAATAAATGGAGGTTTCCTTGCTGATCAAGGTTTACGTGATAAAGAGGTTCACGGGGATGAACAACTTCTCCCATATGGACACTGTTCCAGGTGGAACCGTTCCAAAAACGATGTTCAATACGCCAAAGATCGCGAATTGCTTGATGGGAATAAGCATAGAAAATATGTACCATTTTTCCCTGAGGGAAAATCAGGAACCGGCGGTATTTTGTCGTACGAACATCTAATTTAGCGATAAGCGTTGTTTGAGGATTGGAAAATCCGGAAATTAGGGTATAGCACAGTTCTCCGTTCGTTTTGAGAACAACAAGGTGAACCGTTTTAATATCTGTCATGATCCCTTCAGCTAAAAGCAGGGGCTCTTGGATGCGGTAATAGGGCTCTGAACTTTCCGGTTTGAAAAGGGCACATCCCTGAGGAGTAATATGCAGATACATAGATTCATTCTCATAGGTCAGGAGATGAGGGATGTATTTGGATTTGCTCAGTTGAGCCAATGTTATCACTTCCTTGGTTGTTGAATATGTAAGAAAAGGCCGTTGAGACGGCCCTTTTCTTACTAGAAGGGCATATTATTTCATAAGATGAGATTTAAGAGGATTAGCAATTATCCAATTGCGGCGGGAAGAAATCACTGGGGAAAGGTGTGAGTGTAGTGTCAAAGAAGTTAAGGCAAGGATTTTCCGGAATAACGGGGAATTCCTCACAAACCGGAGGTTCTGGGCAGAAGCCAAAGGCCGGGACGAGGAGCTGAACTACACCTGTTACCTTGGTTATGACAAAACTTCCGATAGCCAGTTGGATTGAAGCTGTTGTAAACAAGGGGCTCGTTAAGACTTCTGTTCTCGTTTCGACCCGCAAATTGAAATCGAATTCCGGTCGTGTCGGAGGGAAATACATAACAATGTCCTTGTTGATATCCGGGAGGTTTCCTGTGAGTGTAAAGAGAGCTCCTGTTGAATCCCGCAGAGTTAAGGTGTAAGGAATTTGAATCGTAAATTGAACTCTGGAGAAATTGGGGCGGGATGGGATAGGAGTTATTACAATGCTGCTAGGAACAATAACACCGTTGGCGAATGTCATGCTGACGAAGGTAAAGGGAGGTACGCCTGTTGGTAACGTGACAGTAAAGGCCGGGAAACATTCCCTTTGCATGCAGCTGGCATAAACTTTTTCGACGATGATGCAGACCGATTCAGTGATTTCTTCAAGTTGATAGGGATCGAGCAGGTCAATGGGTTCACTTGGTGATAGTGCTGACCCCACTCTTCCTACGGTAACTCCGCGAGGAGGGAACGATGTGGGGAGCGCTGCTGCTATTGTATTCGTTGTGGTGTTAATAATGCTGATAGAACTGTCCCCTTCATTGGCTACCCAAACTTGAGTTCCGTCTCCGGTAACACCCAAACCCAGAGGATTAACACCAACAGGGACCGTGGTAACGACGTTAAGGCCGGCAGTTGAGATGACACTTACACTGTTTGAACCGAAGTTGGTAACATACATGAAAATCGGGTTTACAGGGTTGGCTGCGATTTTCTGGGGATTTAAGCCGACAGGGATGGTGCTGATTAAGGTGTTGTTCGAGGTGTTGATGACGCTGACCGTATTATCGCCGCTGTTGACAACAAAGAGTTTGGAATTATCTAAGCTGAGTGCTAAACCGTTCGGTGATGTTCCAACGGGGATTGTAGCTATTACGGTGTTCGTAATAGGGTTAATTACGGAAACTGAATTGCTTCCAGAATTGCTGACATAGACTCGGCTGCCGTCACGGGCAATGGCCACATCCACAGGGTTTGTACCAACGGTAATAGTCGCTACTACTGTATCCGTAGGAATACTGATGACGGAAACAGTTCCGGCTGCGGAGTTTGTCACATAAGCTGTGGTGCTGGTTGGGTCAATGGCCACGGCAGTAGGTGCAAGCCCTACGGGAATAGTTGCCAGAACACGATTCGTCGATGTGCATAAGATTGAGACAGTGTTGCTCCCTTGGTTAGGGACTAAAACTCTGGTACCATCCGGCGTGCGCAGTGGGAAAGCCGGTGCAATGCCCACAGGGATGGTAGCGACGAGCACATCGCTGTATACGTTATATATGGCGACTGCGTTGTCGAGAGTCACCCAAGCATGGGTTTCAAATAGCATGTGTGTATTCCCCCCCTTTTTTGAATCGAGAAATAGTTAGACTGAGACTTTCAACGTATTGTATTCTATCGCCCTGTAGGGTGTTACACACTTTCTTGATTTCGATTGCTCCTGATTAAAATTTGCTGCAGGATTCTGCCGCTTCGCTCTGTCCAGTCATTGGCTTGAGCATAAGCCATACGCTCCGCCTTGCTGGGATCTGTTTCTGCCACTAAATGACGCAAGCGGAGAGAGAAGCGATGAGGATCACTTTCTAAGTTGATTTTTGGAACGGCGAGCAATTCCTGAAGTGGTGTAGCTAGCACTTGGATGCCGGAGGCATAATATTCAAAAAGCTTGATGGGGTTGCACCCCTTTGTCATCTCAGTTTGCAGAAAGGGAATTAGACCCACATCGAAGTGATGGAGATAAGCGGGAAGATCAAAATATGATTTCAACCCCAAATAGAAAACATTTTTATAGTTGTTTAAGGGAAATTGATGAAGTTGAAAGAAGGCACCGATAAATACAAAGTTAAATTCAGGATTCTCTTTGATCACTAATTTTAATAACTCCCAGTCAACCCAGGGGGCTATTGCTCCACTGTAGCCAATAATTGGTTTCCCTTGCGGGAGGTCAATGGGACGCAGAGATGGCTGCGGCGAAAAATGGATATAATCGACACCGTTGGGTACAAGATAAACTCGCGGATGTCTTGAAATAAAATATTCATAGATGCTTCGGCTGCTGCAGAAGATAAGATCTGCGTTTTGAATAATTGAAGGATAGTACGGCGCCCAGCTGGCAAACTCGTCTTTAGGTTCATCAACTGCATCATATATAATCAGATCTGGATCATAGCGGGAAATAGAATTTATATGTGAGGGAACCGTTAACCATAGAAGGCGGGGACGGGGATGAGAAATATTCGTGGCGGAAATCCCTTGGCAGAGATGCAGGTAAGGCGATAGACTCCTAATTCTGGGCTGAGAGAAGTTCCCTAAGTCTTCATAAAGAACAGTATTGCCAGACATCGAAAACTGAGCAAGAAGCTGCTGCGGGCGTTGAAACATCCAATTCCAAGGGATTGAGGGAGGATAAATAAAGGTTGGCATTAGTTACCTCCTCGAGCTCTGTCTAATAAAATGTTGCTTTAATAATTAGGATATGCTCGTGATTCCTAATTGGGAATCGGAAGCTTGTATCGTATTTAAGTGAAGACAAAGGGCAGGAACGAAAACTTTTAGAAAAGAATTAGGGGCTGATGCTCTGCAAACTAAATTGTTTACAGAGCATCAGCCCCTGCTGTTTAATCAAAAGTACAACATTTAATTGTAGCTTTCCTCCGGAATAAGAGTAATTAACTATTTGCTTTCAATCAAACCTACATAGATATCAATCGGGATACCATCGACGTCAAATTGAACTGCGATTGTTTGAGGTACCGGCAAGGTAGCTTGTCCATTGTGACCGATAAGCAGGACCGGAGGTGAGATATCAAGGCCATTGATTCCTACCTTGCTAAACTGGGTACAAGTATTGGCACATACCATGTTTCCCATTTCGGAGATTGCGCTTTGTGCCAGAGAATCAAAGTCTGTTACAGGCATACCCATCATCATTTTTGAGGCAAACTGCTTGGCTGAGTCCAAGCTCATGCCGATTAAAACAGCACCCTTCAGGGCTCCTACTAAAGAGATATTTACAAGTACCCCATCATAATCTAAGGTCGAGCCAATTAAGGAGAGACCCCGGCGTTCAACAGACTGAAAACCAATCTGAGGAAGTACTTCAGTAAATGAGAGGATTAGTGGATTGATAAGATTTATATCCATGATGCCGCTCCTTTTTTAAAGCCAATTCCCAATAAGATTGGACCAAACGACGTTTGGGCAAGAGATGATTGCATTTTCAAATTTGGGCTGGCGATTTCAGAACTACTGTTAAAAAACACACTAGGAGGAGATACACGTAAACCAAAGGTTTTGTCCTTTTTATTCAGCATCGAGCAAGCCACCCCGGCAATGATATTGGCAAGTTCGGCTACCATTGCTATCACTTCTTCTCGATTTTTGCTGGGTCGATGCAAAAGAGCTTCGACAATTTGTTCGGCAGTTTCAAGTGATAAATCCAAAATCATGGATCCGGAATATCGTCCAATGATACCGATAACAGTTGTAATTCCTTTTGAGACATAATTGACATCAAATGTTTCCATTGGCTCAAAGGATACGGGTGTCTTAGCCATACGCGTGATATTTTGCGATATAGCTTCGTTAAACGTCTCTGGGGCCAATTCAATAAGTTGTTCATACAAAGTATCCGGTGACAGTATGTTCTTAATGACATTTAAAAGGTATTCACCATCGACGGGCTTTTGAACATATCCGGCGATACCTATCCGTTTAGCTTCCGCCTCCGTTTCTTCATCTTTCATTGAACTTACAAGTATTATTTTAGCCGAGGGATCATTCATCAGAAGGGATCTGCTGCATTCAAAACCATCAGTTCCAGGCATAACAATGTCCATGGTAACAATATCAGGTTTGCAATCGTTATATGTTTCAATTAAAGAGTCGAAGGAGTCGGCCTCTCCGACAACTTCACATCCTCCAAGCTGCAGAGTTTCGGCTATAAGTGTTCGAGAAAAAAACGAGTCATCGACGATCATAACTTTTGTAGCACTCATACACACTTTCCTCTCAAAATGTTTTTACTATTTCAACGAAATAACTACCTTATTCTATGACACTTTACAAGACATATTATAGCATATCTCTTTTAAATTAAGCGGAATAATTTATTAAATAGTGATTAATTTGTATTTAAAAATAACAGTTCTTAGTAAATAATGGCAAAAATTAGATAATATAACAAAAAGTTAAACCGTTTTTTATACATACTTATAAAATAACAATTTATTTCTGTGCTACTAAATGTTTTGAAATAATTATGTAATTTTATGTTAGATTTAAATAAAACTTCTACACTCATTAATGCTTGTCGCATAGAATGAA is a window encoding:
- a CDS encoding glycosyltransferase family 4 protein; its protein translation is MRVLFQVRPDFLKNPAGDSVQIVSTGQGLKALGVEVHISTDPNLELESYDLVHIFNITRIKESYMYFYNAQKQKKKIVISPIYWSPNAYLKREGASPNALAAWNHMQPMRGRLAADADLLLPNSQLEMDVLRRDFSKTASYRVVPNGFPDSFIGATPARFREQFPNLPEEFVLCAARIAPRKNQHWLAEVCQDLHLPLILLGPVNDPQYYQQVTAFSTVHHLGTLQGSLLASAYAAAKVHALPSWFETPGLSSLEAGACGSVVISTDQGSPKEYFQDMALYVRPLDNSGLRRALEQSFAASPLPLMQHIHKHFTWSKVAEKTLAAYRTMIEDHEPKPPVRPNDEA
- a CDS encoding CgeB family protein, which encodes MKLLLLNDSPLLNYGLTSGFSSEDEIRSLPVHLPNWETLLEELLNLWKPNYAFAEGVSISTVARKLFPLLRRHSLPLIYWAIDDPPDWRRMSRPLARGASLVLTPAQECLPLYQREKIRASYFHFACNPSFHRPVPPLPEYESDLLLAANYYTSYPHRKVGIETILTPLLASKLNLKVFGNEQWVANTDRYTLPQNVYQGYLPYTRLPSAYSSAKIVLGLHSVINSPTMMSMRTFEALGCRAFFLTHWTPAIEGLFKNHVHLVWSRHPDETLELIQFYLQRDDLREKIARQGQEEVYQNHTYRHRIESIRALLEKG
- a CDS encoding beta-propeller fold lactonase family protein: MLFETHAWVTLDNAVAIYNVYSDVLVATIPVGIAPAFPLRTPDGTRVLVPNQGSNTVSILCTSTNRVLATIPVGLAPTAVAIDPTSTTAYVTNSAAGTVSVISIPTDTVVATITVGTNPVDVAIARDGSRVYVSNSGSNSVSVINPITNTVIATIPVGTSPNGLALSLDNSKLFVVNSGDNTVSVINTSNNTLISTIPVGLNPQKIAANPVNPIFMYVTNFGSNSVSVISTAGLNVVTTVPVGVNPLGLGVTGDGTQVWVANEGDSSISIINTTTNTIAAALPTSFPPRGVTVGRVGSALSPSEPIDLLDPYQLEEITESVCIIVEKVYASCMQRECFPAFTVTLPTGVPPFTFVSMTFANGVIVPSSIVITPIPSRPNFSRVQFTIQIPYTLTLRDSTGALFTLTGNLPDINKDIVMYFPPTRPEFDFNLRVETRTEVLTSPLFTTASIQLAIGSFVITKVTGVVQLLVPAFGFCPEPPVCEEFPVIPENPCLNFFDTTLTPFPSDFFPPQLDNC
- a CDS encoding glycosyltransferase family 1 protein; this encodes MPTFIYPPSIPWNWMFQRPQQLLAQFSMSGNTVLYEDLGNFSQPRIRSLSPYLHLCQGISATNISHPRPRLLWLTVPSHINSISRYDPDLIIYDAVDEPKDEFASWAPYYPSIIQNADLIFCSSRSIYEYFISRHPRVYLVPNGVDYIHFSPQPSLRPIDLPQGKPIIGYSGAIAPWVDWELLKLVIKENPEFNFVFIGAFFQLHQFPLNNYKNVFYLGLKSYFDLPAYLHHFDVGLIPFLQTEMTKGCNPIKLFEYYASGIQVLATPLQELLAVPKINLESDPHRFSLRLRHLVAETDPSKAERMAYAQANDWTERSGRILQQILIRSNRNQESV
- a CDS encoding chemotaxis protein CheX; translated protein: MDINLINPLILSFTEVLPQIGFQSVERRGLSLIGSTLDYDGVLVNISLVGALKGAVLIGMSLDSAKQFASKMMMGMPVTDFDSLAQSAISEMGNMVCANTCTQFSKVGINGLDISPPVLLIGHNGQATLPVPQTIAVQFDVDGIPIDIYVGLIESK
- a CDS encoding response regulator; the encoded protein is MSATKVMIVDDSFFSRTLIAETLQLGGCEVVGEADSFDSLIETYNDCKPDIVTMDIVMPGTDGFECSRSLLMNDPSAKIILVSSMKDEETEAEAKRIGIAGYVQKPVDGEYLLNVIKNILSPDTLYEQLIELAPETFNEAISQNITRMAKTPVSFEPMETFDVNYVSKGITTVIGIIGRYSGSMILDLSLETAEQIVEALLHRPSKNREEVIAMVAELANIIAGVACSMLNKKDKTFGLRVSPPSVFFNSSSEIASPNLKMQSSLAQTSFGPILLGIGFKKGAASWI